The following are from one region of the Simiduia agarivorans SA1 = DSM 21679 genome:
- the cysE gene encoding serine O-acetyltransferase, whose amino-acid sequence MDNSAVWAKMQEEARVFCRAEPALASFYHASVLAHPALSGALSYTLAEKLHSADLPSLLLRQLFTEAYEASPALVDACVRDVLACIERDPACHHYTMPLLFFKGFQALQCYRAAHWLWQQGRKAMALFFQNQIAQTFDVDIHPAARLGAGILMDHATGIVIGETAVVGDDVSMLHGVTLGGSGYSKGDRHPKIGPGVLISAQAKLLGNITVGEGAKIAGGSVVLASVPAHTTVAGVPAKPVGRPASPAPAREMNHHTGDESA is encoded by the coding sequence ATGGATAACTCGGCCGTATGGGCAAAAATGCAGGAGGAGGCACGCGTTTTTTGCCGGGCGGAGCCGGCCCTTGCGAGCTTCTATCATGCCAGCGTGTTAGCGCATCCGGCGCTCTCGGGCGCGCTCAGTTATACCCTGGCGGAAAAACTCCACTCGGCGGACTTGCCGTCTTTGTTGTTGCGTCAGTTATTTACCGAGGCCTATGAGGCTTCGCCGGCACTGGTGGATGCGTGCGTGCGCGACGTGTTGGCGTGTATCGAGCGGGACCCGGCATGTCATCACTACACAATGCCTTTGTTGTTTTTTAAAGGGTTTCAGGCGTTGCAGTGTTACCGGGCAGCGCATTGGCTGTGGCAACAGGGCCGCAAAGCGATGGCGCTCTTTTTCCAGAATCAGATTGCCCAGACCTTTGATGTGGATATTCACCCGGCCGCCCGGTTGGGCGCCGGCATCCTCATGGATCATGCCACCGGCATTGTTATTGGCGAGACTGCCGTGGTTGGGGATGACGTGTCCATGCTGCATGGGGTGACGCTGGGTGGCAGCGGTTACAGCAAAGGCGATCGCCACCCGAAGATCGGACCCGGTGTATTAATCAGTGCACAGGCCAAGCTGTTGGGCAACATTACCGTGGGCGAGGGCGCGAAAATTGCGGGCGGCAGTGTGGTGCTGGCATCGGTGCCCGCGCACACCACCGTCGCCGGCGTACCGGCGAAGCCGGTGGGGCGGCCTGCGTCGCCCGCGCCCGCGCGCGAAATGAACCATCACACAGGCGATGAGTCCGCCTGA